A genomic segment from Hypanus sabinus isolate sHypSab1 chromosome 8, sHypSab1.hap1, whole genome shotgun sequence encodes:
- the zgc:174917 gene encoding probable alpha-ketoglutarate-dependent hypophosphite dioxygenase: MECKATNLKNAYEKNGYITGIQVLNKNELAQAVQNYSALEEKFGKVYTQYNLHNIHLEYPWVMDLATHPAVLQTITAALGDNIILLDSRFICKYPASDVPHENNIAPFVAWHQDIRYWGFEGGSVASIWLALDDVDQENGVLQVIPGSHKQGILEHRTSAVAGNMLTSNQEIPEHLIEKEKAVQCPLKAGEMSVHDGLTVHFSEPNFSNRRRCGFVIRYVPTTVYPVDDPDRPRTFPATVLVAGGDKYQHFKNHAPSTFTKTF; this comes from the exons ATGGAATGCAAGGCAACTAACTTAAAGAATGCCTATGAAAAAAACGGCTATATTACAGGAATCCAGGTCCTGAACAAAAATGAATTGGCACAGGCTGTTCAGAACTATTCAGCTCTTGAGGAGAAATTTG GTAAAGTATACACCCAGTACAACCTTCATAATATACACTTAGAGTACCCATGGGTGATGGATTTAGCTACACATCCTGCTGTGCTACAAACCATCACAGCAGCCTTGGGTGATAACATCATTCTACTCGACTCTCGGTTTATCTGTAAGTATCCAGCCTCAGATGTCCCTCACGAAAATAACATTGCGCCGTTTGTTGCCTGGCATCAGGACATCAG gtacTGGGGGTTTGAAGGAGGTTCTGTGGCATCTATATGGTTGGCCCTTGATGACGTTGACCAAGAAAATGGAGTCCTGCAAGTTATTCCAG GAAGCCACAAGCAAGGAATACTGGAACATAGAACAAGTGCAGTTGCTGGGAATATGTTGACATCCAATCAGGAAATTCCTGAGCACTTGATTGAAAAAGAGAAGGCTGTTCAATGTCCTCTGAAAGCAGGAGAAATGTCG GTTCATGATGGGTTGACTGTTCACTTCAGTGAACCCAACTTTTCAAACAGACGCAGATGTGGCTTTGTGATCCGTTACGTCCCAACCACGGTCTATCCTGTTGAC GATCCAGACAGACCTCGTACTTTCCCTGCCACAGTACTAGTTGCAGGAGGAGACAAATACCAACACTTTAAAAACCATGCACCAAGTACCTTTACCAAAACATTTTGA